A part of Maridesulfovibrio hydrothermalis AM13 = DSM 14728 genomic DNA contains:
- a CDS encoding tetratricopeptide repeat protein: protein MTDSETIKDLSGVFSRQKMAKVGTGVTTRRVAQVGYYFVEQMTDDLFQVRPLNSNFVPTGDPESITREDLLQDYTPEPEMYHKQVLPNMKDLQKTLARADRHRKQGNTFSAEMEYTNAIKIDEMNVRGNFGVGLCLMERGETDRANDVFARLISMDAPFSAEHKHMFNDFGINLRKSKMIPQAIEYYTKAIALSPEDEHLRYNLARAYFENKDYAKAREELNICMQSNPDFEQGKKFIAYLDKNKLG, encoded by the coding sequence ATGACAGATTCAGAGACAATTAAAGATCTTAGCGGTGTTTTTTCCCGCCAGAAAATGGCCAAGGTCGGAACTGGTGTTACCACCCGCCGTGTTGCACAGGTCGGGTATTATTTTGTTGAACAAATGACCGATGATCTTTTTCAGGTCCGCCCCCTGAACAGCAATTTTGTTCCCACCGGAGACCCTGAAAGCATCACCAGAGAAGATCTTTTACAGGACTATACTCCTGAGCCGGAAATGTACCATAAGCAGGTTCTTCCCAACATGAAGGACTTGCAGAAAACGCTTGCCAGAGCCGATAGACATCGTAAACAGGGCAACACTTTCAGCGCAGAAATGGAGTATACCAACGCCATTAAAATTGATGAAATGAACGTGCGCGGGAACTTCGGAGTAGGGTTATGTCTCATGGAAAGAGGCGAAACCGATCGGGCCAATGATGTTTTTGCCAGACTTATTTCCATGGATGCACCCTTTTCCGCAGAACATAAGCATATGTTCAATGATTTCGGCATTAATCTGCGTAAATCAAAAATGATCCCGCAGGCAATAGAATACTACACCAAAGCCATAGCACTCAGCCCTGAAGATGAACACCTTCGCTACAATCTGGCCCGTGCTTATTTTGAGAACAAGGACTATGCCAAGGCACGGGAAGAGCTTAACATCTGTATGCAAAGCAATCCGGATTTTGAGCAGGGCAAAAAATTTATCGCATATCTGGATAAAAATAAGCTGGGCTGA
- a CDS encoding RNA methyltransferase translates to MLSNLSIVLFGTKYPENIGSSARAMTNMGCSNLALVNPASWDMEKAMPLATVKGRDVVEKAVMADNLSEALKGHAKVYGTTARTGGWRKGVLTPASAAPLIIEQLRAGEKVAVVFGPEDRGLTNDETQLCSRLINIPTSSDNSSLNLSQAVLIILYECFRNSLDKPYTPAGPPDERSTSFEEQEILAANLQETLLEIDFLKADNSDYWMMPVRRFLSRFDLKRNEFNLLMGICRQIKWIAGKADKN, encoded by the coding sequence ATGCTTAGCAACCTGAGTATAGTTCTTTTCGGTACTAAGTACCCTGAAAATATAGGTTCATCAGCCAGAGCAATGACGAACATGGGGTGCAGCAACCTTGCACTTGTCAACCCCGCCTCATGGGACATGGAAAAAGCCATGCCGCTGGCAACAGTCAAAGGTCGTGATGTTGTTGAAAAAGCAGTCATGGCTGATAACCTTTCAGAAGCTCTGAAAGGGCATGCCAAGGTTTATGGAACAACCGCCCGTACAGGTGGATGGCGCAAAGGTGTTTTGACTCCCGCCTCCGCCGCGCCGCTCATCATAGAGCAACTCCGCGCCGGCGAAAAGGTTGCCGTGGTATTCGGCCCCGAAGACCGGGGGCTTACCAACGATGAAACACAGCTCTGCTCCAGACTGATCAATATACCGACCAGCAGCGACAACAGCTCGCTGAATCTGTCACAGGCAGTATTGATCATACTCTATGAATGTTTTAGAAATTCTCTAGACAAACCCTATACTCCAGCGGGGCCGCCGGATGAACGTTCCACCTCATTTGAGGAACAGGAAATTCTTGCTGCAAACCTGCAGGAGACTTTGCTGGAAATTGATTTTTTAAAAGCTGACAACTCTGATTACTGGATGATGCCGGTTAGAAGATTTCTGTCAAGATTTGATTTAAAGCGAAATGAGTTTAATCTGCTGATGGGGATTTGCAGGCAGATCAAATGGATCGCCGGTAAAGCTGACAAGAATTAA
- a CDS encoding cobyrinate a,c-diamide synthase — MNSIKGFIIAGTHSGCGKTSVTLGLMAALARKNLKVQPFKTGPDFIDPGHHTRAAGRTCHNLDGWMLSGETLRDIFSRYSQDADASIVEGVMGLFDGYSALEDTGSTAHLSKELNLPVILVIDARAMARSAAALILGFCNFDPETPVAGVIFNRVGSKNHEQTLREAISLTEIPLIGCLPRRDEIATPSRHLGLVTPEHLQDLDLKYNALADWVEENLDLDLILESLPDIPIPPRFDEVPMIPRIRIGVARDEAFSFYYEENLRILRESGAELIPFSPTSDKELPEGISGLYLGGGYPELSAFDLAQNTKLRRAVAEFSASGKPVYAECGGFMYLMESICKDDRVFPMCGVFPFRCSMQSRFQALGYREIELSKDSVLGPAGTIVRGHEFHYSALEDMPDSPEKLYLVSSKKNIPKTEGFTVNGNTLGSYIHLHFASNPEVARNFVEACVNSSLAEEIEP; from the coding sequence ATGAACTCTATCAAAGGCTTTATCATTGCAGGCACTCACAGCGGGTGCGGAAAGACCTCTGTAACCCTTGGGCTTATGGCTGCTCTTGCCCGTAAGAATCTCAAGGTGCAGCCCTTCAAAACGGGGCCGGACTTTATTGATCCGGGACACCATACCCGCGCTGCCGGAAGAACCTGTCATAATCTTGATGGATGGATGCTTTCCGGTGAAACTCTGCGCGATATTTTTTCGCGTTACTCTCAAGATGCAGATGCCAGCATAGTTGAAGGAGTCATGGGCCTTTTTGACGGATATTCTGCTTTAGAAGATACAGGGTCAACTGCTCATCTTTCCAAAGAACTGAATCTTCCGGTCATTCTGGTGATAGATGCCCGCGCAATGGCCAGATCTGCTGCCGCGTTAATACTCGGATTCTGTAATTTTGACCCCGAAACCCCCGTTGCCGGAGTAATCTTCAACAGGGTCGGGAGCAAAAACCATGAACAGACTCTGCGTGAAGCCATTTCGCTTACCGAAATTCCACTTATCGGCTGCCTGCCAAGACGGGATGAAATTGCAACTCCGTCCCGCCATTTGGGGCTGGTCACTCCGGAGCATTTGCAGGATCTTGATCTGAAATACAATGCTCTGGCTGACTGGGTGGAAGAAAATCTGGACCTTGATCTGATACTGGAATCTCTGCCCGATATCCCCATTCCTCCACGGTTTGATGAAGTTCCCATGATACCGCGTATCAGGATCGGCGTTGCCCGCGATGAAGCTTTTTCCTTTTACTACGAAGAAAACCTGCGTATTTTGAGAGAATCCGGAGCCGAACTGATTCCTTTCTCTCCTACAAGCGATAAAGAACTTCCCGAGGGGATTTCCGGCCTGTATCTTGGCGGAGGCTATCCAGAACTTTCAGCGTTTGATCTGGCCCAGAATACCAAACTACGCAGGGCTGTTGCCGAATTTTCAGCTTCGGGAAAACCAGTCTATGCTGAATGCGGTGGTTTTATGTACCTTATGGAGTCCATCTGCAAGGATGATCGGGTCTTTCCCATGTGCGGGGTTTTTCCTTTCCGCTGCTCTATGCAATCCCGATTTCAGGCCCTCGGTTACCGTGAAATAGAACTCTCAAAAGATTCAGTGCTCGGCCCCGCAGGAACGATTGTAAGAGGTCACGAATTTCATTACTCCGCCCTTGAAGATATGCCGGACAGCCCTGAAAAATTGTATCTGGTTTCCAGCAAAAAAAATATACCCAAGACCGAAGGATTTACCGTTAACGGCAACACCCTCGGCAGCTACATTCATCTCCATTTTGCCAGTAATCCGGAAGTTGCCCGCAACTTTGTTGAAGCATGCGTAAACTCCTCCCTTGCGGAAGAAATAGAACCATAA